The Papio anubis isolate 15944 chromosome 1, Panubis1.0, whole genome shotgun sequence genome window below encodes:
- the BCAS2 gene encoding pre-mRNA-splicing factor SPF27 isoform X2, with product MAGTGLVAGEVVVDALPYFDQGYEAPGVREAAAALVEEETRRYRPTKNYLSYLTAPDYSAFETDIMRNEFERLAARQPIELLSMKRYELPAPSSGQKNDITAWQECVNNSMAQLEHQAVRIENLELMSQHGCNAWKVYNENLVHMIEHAQKELQKLRKHIQDLNWQRKNMQLTAGSKLREMESNWVSLVSKNYEIERTIVQLENEIYQIKQQHGEANKENIRQDF from the exons ATGGCGGGCACGGGTTTGGTGGCTGGAGAGGTTGTGGTGGATGCGCTGCCGTATTTTGATCAAGGTTATGAAGCCCCTGGTGTGCGGGAGGCG GCTGCAGCGCTGGTGGAGGAGGAAACTCGCAGATACCGACCTACTAAGAACTACCTGAGCTACCTAACAGCCCCGGATTATTCTGCCTTTGAA ACTGACATAATGAGAAATGAATTTGAAAGACTGGCTGCTCGACAACCAATTGAATTGCTCAGTATGAAACG ATATGAGCTTCCAGCCCCTTCCTCTGGTCAAAAAAATGACATCACTGCATGGCAAGAATGTGTAAACAATTCTATGGCCCAGTTAGAGCATCAAGCAGTTAGAATTGAGAATCTGGAACTAATGTCACAGCATGGATGTAATGCCTGGAAAGTATACAATGA aAATCTAGTTCATATGATTGAACACGCACAGAAAGAACTTCAGAAGTTAAG AAAACATATTCAAGATTTAAACTGGCAGAGAAAGAACATGCAGCTCACAGCTGGATCTAAATTGAGAGAAATGGAGTCAAA TTGGGTATCCCTGGTCAGTAAGAATTATGAGATTGAACGGACTATTGTTCAGCTAGAAAATGAAATCTATCAAATTAAGCAGCAACATGGAGAGGCAAACAAGGAAAACATCCGGCAAGACTTCTGA
- the BCAS2 gene encoding pre-mRNA-splicing factor SPF27 isoform X3: MRCRILIKAAALVEEETRRYRPTKNYLSYLTAPDYSAFETDIMRNEFERLAARQPIELLSMKRYELPAPSSGQKNDITAWQECVNNSMAQLEHQAVRIENLELMSQHGCNAWKVYNENLVHMIEHAQKELQKLRKHIQDLNWQRKNMQLTAGSKLREMESNWVSLVSKNYEIERTIVQLENEIYQIKQQHGEANKENIRQDF; encoded by the exons ATGCGCTGCCGTATTTTGATCAAG GCTGCAGCGCTGGTGGAGGAGGAAACTCGCAGATACCGACCTACTAAGAACTACCTGAGCTACCTAACAGCCCCGGATTATTCTGCCTTTGAA ACTGACATAATGAGAAATGAATTTGAAAGACTGGCTGCTCGACAACCAATTGAATTGCTCAGTATGAAACG ATATGAGCTTCCAGCCCCTTCCTCTGGTCAAAAAAATGACATCACTGCATGGCAAGAATGTGTAAACAATTCTATGGCCCAGTTAGAGCATCAAGCAGTTAGAATTGAGAATCTGGAACTAATGTCACAGCATGGATGTAATGCCTGGAAAGTATACAATGA aAATCTAGTTCATATGATTGAACACGCACAGAAAGAACTTCAGAAGTTAAG AAAACATATTCAAGATTTAAACTGGCAGAGAAAGAACATGCAGCTCACAGCTGGATCTAAATTGAGAGAAATGGAGTCAAA TTGGGTATCCCTGGTCAGTAAGAATTATGAGATTGAACGGACTATTGTTCAGCTAGAAAATGAAATCTATCAAATTAAGCAGCAACATGGAGAGGCAAACAAGGAAAACATCCGGCAAGACTTCTGA